A DNA window from Luteolibacter luteus contains the following coding sequences:
- a CDS encoding LysR family transcriptional regulator encodes MTLSQLRFAAAVARAGSFTTAAAECFATQPSLSNAVAQLEDELGEKLFVRTTRKVGLTPFGEQMLPEILRILRAQEDLEEKAKAFLSPPRPIIRIGVSPLLGTEFLSLLFEPFRDQHKALEIVLREMNMSELGQMLEAGQLDFVLGVAGSGEGKLESTFLYQEPLLYLQKGGPASRASGKAVRLAEIADETFVMVPDTCGLAKTVRSLFRSHRKTLKEYSGEAMSYRVLEQWTALGIGSAIVPESKLIGKRSGSARILDKKGAEVSISYEATWKKESEKIKHIKDFATYLKKVVPALGSGMAKGSRKLR; translated from the coding sequence ATGACGCTGAGCCAATTGAGATTCGCGGCCGCCGTCGCCCGGGCCGGATCCTTCACCACGGCGGCTGCGGAATGCTTCGCCACGCAGCCCTCCCTGTCGAACGCCGTGGCCCAGCTCGAGGACGAGCTCGGGGAAAAGCTCTTCGTCCGGACCACGCGGAAGGTCGGGCTCACGCCCTTCGGCGAGCAGATGCTACCGGAGATCCTCCGCATTCTGAGAGCCCAGGAAGATCTGGAGGAGAAGGCGAAGGCCTTCCTCTCCCCTCCCCGTCCGATCATCAGGATCGGGGTCTCTCCGCTGCTGGGCACGGAATTCCTCTCGCTTCTCTTCGAGCCCTTCCGCGATCAACACAAGGCGCTGGAAATCGTGCTCCGGGAAATGAACATGTCCGAGCTGGGCCAGATGCTGGAGGCGGGCCAGCTCGACTTCGTCCTCGGCGTGGCCGGCTCCGGCGAAGGCAAGCTGGAGAGCACCTTCCTCTATCAGGAGCCGCTGCTCTATTTGCAAAAGGGCGGCCCCGCTTCCCGCGCCTCCGGGAAAGCGGTCCGCCTTGCCGAGATCGCGGATGAGACCTTCGTGATGGTGCCGGATACCTGTGGCCTGGCGAAGACCGTGCGCAGCCTCTTCCGCAGCCATCGCAAGACCCTGAAGGAGTATTCAGGCGAGGCGATGAGCTACCGGGTGCTGGAACAATGGACCGCCCTCGGCATCGGCTCCGCAATCGTCCCGGAGTCAAAGCTGATCGGAAAACGCTCCGGCTCCGCGCGGATCCTCGACAAGAAAGGAGCGGAGGTCTCGATCTCCTACGAGGCGACCTGGAAGAAGGAGTCGGAGAAGATCAAGCACATCAAGGACTTCGCCACCTACCTGAAGAAGGTCGTGCCCGCACTCGGCAGTGGCATGGCAAAGGGATCCCGGAAGCTCCGCTAG
- a CDS encoding NAD(P)/FAD-dependent oxidoreductase has translation MPYDAIIIGGGPGGSTAASVLAQAGKKVLVLERERFPRFHVGESLIPYGNDVLREIGAWDKMVKQGFMEKLGAEFVLGNSKAAINIIFGRYLASGYAQTFQVERAKFDHLLLENSASLGCEVWQETKVTSASITGDGVRVTCQKDGVIHELNARWILDASGRDAFLGRQMQLPKTDLGLPKKFATFAHFRGVQRNDAPYHGHITIVRLDFGWFWMIPLDAEKTSIGLVQTLEHFKSTGMTPAECFEHVVATTTELQRRMAGAERVNEYNFAGDYTYRHLQNAGPRWLLIGDAAGFIDPIFSSGVMLAIRSGHAAAKEVVAADAKGTALSPRAQKRYTKKVGEMCQVFLNMIKMFYDNASFEVFMDAHPPKGMEWAVNNLVAGNTRMGWRLRLHVWLFYAVCTIHRRKAIVQKIDFSDPARQAAPQVSTAL, from the coding sequence ATGCCTTACGACGCGATCATCATCGGCGGCGGCCCCGGCGGTAGTACCGCTGCGAGCGTGCTGGCCCAAGCAGGCAAGAAAGTCCTCGTCCTCGAGCGCGAACGATTCCCCCGCTTTCACGTCGGCGAGTCACTCATCCCCTACGGCAATGACGTGCTTCGCGAGATCGGAGCATGGGACAAGATGGTGAAGCAGGGCTTCATGGAAAAGCTCGGCGCCGAGTTCGTCCTCGGGAACTCGAAGGCCGCGATCAATATCATCTTCGGCCGCTACCTCGCCTCCGGCTATGCCCAGACCTTCCAGGTGGAGCGCGCGAAGTTCGATCACCTCTTGCTCGAAAACTCCGCCTCGCTCGGCTGCGAAGTGTGGCAGGAAACCAAGGTCACCTCCGCCTCGATCACCGGCGATGGCGTGCGCGTGACCTGCCAGAAAGACGGCGTGATCCACGAACTCAACGCGCGCTGGATCCTCGATGCCAGCGGACGCGATGCCTTCCTCGGCCGCCAGATGCAGCTACCGAAGACAGATCTCGGCCTGCCAAAAAAATTCGCCACCTTCGCCCACTTCCGCGGCGTGCAGCGGAATGATGCGCCCTACCACGGCCACATCACCATCGTGCGGCTCGACTTCGGCTGGTTCTGGATGATCCCGCTGGATGCGGAGAAAACATCCATCGGTCTCGTCCAGACGCTGGAACACTTCAAATCCACCGGCATGACGCCCGCCGAGTGCTTCGAGCACGTCGTCGCCACCACCACCGAACTCCAGCGCCGCATGGCCGGGGCCGAGCGCGTGAACGAATACAACTTCGCGGGCGACTACACCTACCGGCATCTCCAGAATGCGGGGCCCCGCTGGCTGCTCATCGGAGATGCGGCGGGCTTCATCGACCCGATCTTTTCCTCCGGCGTCATGCTCGCCATCCGCTCCGGCCATGCCGCGGCGAAGGAAGTGGTGGCCGCGGATGCGAAGGGCACAGCCCTCTCGCCGCGCGCGCAAAAGCGCTACACGAAGAAGGTCGGGGAGATGTGCCAGGTCTTCCTGAACATGATCAAGATGTTCTACGACAATGCCTCCTTCGAGGTCTTCATGGATGCCCATCCGCCGAAAGGCATGGAGTGGGCCGTGAACAATCTCGTCGCGGGCAATACGCGCATGGGCTGGCGGCTCCGCCTCCACGTCTGGCTCTTCTACGCCGTCTGCACCATCCACCGGCGAAAGGCCATCGTCCAGAAGATCGACTTCTCGGACCCCGCGCGCCAGGCCGCCCCGCAGGTCTCCACCGCTCTCTGA
- a CDS encoding YciI family protein: MKEYLVTVHHADDFDPATEDEAMDRAIDELNEEMIAAGIRVFVGGLHHASTARSLRAQPDGTVSVTEGSYLQGKEHACGFWVLEAEDMDEAVEWGRKAALACRAPIEVREFHEAPE; this comes from the coding sequence ATGAAAGAATACCTGGTCACCGTTCACCACGCCGATGACTTCGATCCCGCCACCGAGGACGAAGCGATGGATCGCGCGATCGATGAACTCAATGAGGAGATGATCGCCGCCGGCATCCGCGTCTTCGTCGGCGGCCTGCACCATGCCAGCACGGCACGGTCCCTGCGCGCGCAGCCCGATGGCACGGTGAGCGTCACCGAGGGCTCCTATCTCCAGGGCAAGGAACACGCCTGCGGATTCTGGGTGCTGGAGGCGGAGGACATGGACGAAGCCGTGGAGTGGGGCCGCAAGGCCGCGCTCGCTTGCCGCGCCCCCATCGAGGTCCGGGAGTTCCATGAAGCACCGGAATAG
- a CDS encoding cation:proton antiporter has product MNRNTIFYLVMLLIVGGGILGVVKLGAHLPGPVHTEATLAAEAAKPHVAAAVPASGSALGAMWSTLRTNLDHPLSHLFIQLLVIISASRLVGGLFTKFGQPAVVGEMMAGILLGPSLLGWVSPDIFQFVFPQTSLGTLKLLSQIGVCLFMFTVGMELDVRQVRNKAHTAVVVSHASIVAPYFLGVVLAYFLYSSLAQPGTNFTAFALFMGISMSITAFPVLARILQERGMAKSYLGNTAVTCAAVDDVTAWSALAFVVAIAGSTSVIGSALNLGLVVLFIAAMIWGLRPLLPRLFGKEELERPEPSKRTLAITICAVLIAALCTETVGIHALFGSFLAGAIMPEIAGFRHKLAVRVENFSTVLLLPLFFAFTGLRTQIGLLNDLGGWLICLGIIAVATAGKLGGSALTARFTGMSWRDSLQLGALMNTRGLMELIALNIGYDLGILSPRIFAMLVIMALVTTAMTGPLLSLFQRMPVRDEAPDGLARS; this is encoded by the coding sequence ATGAATCGAAATACCATCTTCTACCTCGTCATGCTGCTCATCGTGGGCGGCGGCATCCTGGGCGTCGTGAAGCTCGGCGCGCATCTGCCCGGTCCCGTCCACACGGAAGCGACCCTCGCGGCAGAGGCGGCGAAGCCCCACGTCGCCGCAGCGGTCCCGGCATCCGGCTCCGCGCTCGGTGCCATGTGGTCCACGCTCCGCACGAATCTCGATCACCCGCTCAGCCACCTCTTCATCCAGCTGCTGGTCATCATCAGCGCCTCACGTTTGGTCGGCGGGCTCTTCACGAAGTTCGGCCAGCCCGCCGTGGTCGGCGAAATGATGGCGGGCATCCTGCTGGGGCCCTCCCTGCTCGGCTGGGTTTCGCCGGATATCTTCCAGTTCGTCTTCCCCCAGACCTCCTTGGGCACGTTGAAACTGCTCAGCCAGATCGGCGTCTGTCTCTTCATGTTCACCGTGGGGATGGAGCTGGACGTCCGTCAGGTGCGGAACAAGGCGCACACCGCCGTGGTCGTCAGCCACGCCAGCATCGTGGCTCCCTACTTCCTCGGTGTGGTGCTCGCCTACTTCCTTTATAGTAGTTTGGCCCAGCCCGGCACGAATTTCACCGCCTTCGCCCTCTTCATGGGCATCTCCATGAGCATCACCGCCTTTCCGGTGCTCGCACGCATCCTCCAGGAGCGCGGCATGGCCAAAAGCTATCTGGGGAATACCGCGGTGACCTGCGCGGCGGTCGATGACGTCACCGCCTGGAGCGCCCTTGCCTTCGTCGTCGCCATCGCCGGGTCCACCAGCGTGATCGGCTCCGCCCTGAATCTCGGGCTCGTCGTCCTTTTCATCGCCGCGATGATCTGGGGCCTCAGGCCGCTGCTGCCTCGCCTCTTCGGAAAGGAAGAACTCGAGCGCCCCGAGCCATCCAAGCGCACGCTCGCCATCACCATCTGTGCCGTGCTCATCGCCGCGCTCTGCACGGAGACGGTGGGCATCCACGCGCTCTTCGGCTCCTTCCTCGCCGGTGCCATCATGCCGGAGATCGCAGGCTTCCGCCACAAGCTGGCCGTGCGCGTGGAGAATTTCAGCACCGTCCTGCTGCTTCCGCTCTTCTTCGCCTTCACCGGCCTGCGCACCCAGATCGGCTTGCTCAATGACCTCGGCGGCTGGCTCATCTGCCTCGGCATCATCGCCGTCGCCACCGCGGGCAAGCTCGGCGGCAGCGCCCTCACCGCACGCTTCACCGGCATGAGCTGGCGGGATTCGCTCCAGCTCGGTGCGCTGATGAATACCCGCGGCCTCATGGAGCTGATCGCGCTGAATATCGGCTACGATCTCGGCATCCTCTCGCCGCGCATCTTCGCCATGCTCGTGATCATGGCCCTCGTCACTACGGCGATGACCGGTCCGCTCCTGTCACTTTTCCAGCGCATGCCCGTCCGCGATGAAGCGCCGGATGGCCTCGCGCGCTCCTAG
- a CDS encoding PEP-CTERM sorting domain-containing protein — protein sequence MILNHYLPLAALLFSLSPAKSAVVVSYAETPGQYNSTLEHTSVYNFDDRATGNYSNVTTGIGTYDTLTINPVDQYGGAGDPNGSQYAVQGANGPGATTLTLDIDAGYFGLWWSAGDNQNVLEFYNDTDLVARFTTQTLLTAITAAGGYQGNPASGTYHGNNSSEPYAFVNFFGVGDTTWNRIVFTNTSGSGFESDNHTIRELTWGGYTPEIGQPLPGITVAQVEGNTVTVVPEPAAAALGAFGMLGLLIRRRR from the coding sequence ATGATCCTCAATCATTACCTCCCCCTAGCAGCACTCCTGTTTTCGCTCAGCCCTGCAAAAAGTGCAGTCGTCGTCAGTTACGCGGAAACGCCGGGTCAATACAATAGCACGCTGGAGCATACCTCGGTCTATAACTTCGATGACCGGGCCACGGGCAACTACAGCAACGTGACCACCGGGATCGGCACCTACGACACCCTCACCATCAATCCGGTCGACCAATACGGCGGCGCGGGCGACCCCAATGGTTCGCAGTATGCCGTCCAAGGAGCCAACGGCCCGGGCGCTACCACGCTGACACTGGACATCGATGCCGGCTACTTCGGCCTCTGGTGGTCCGCCGGTGATAACCAGAACGTCCTGGAGTTTTACAACGACACCGATCTCGTCGCCCGCTTCACTACCCAGACACTGCTCACGGCAATCACCGCCGCGGGTGGATACCAGGGCAACCCCGCCAGCGGCACCTATCACGGCAACAACAGCAGCGAGCCCTATGCCTTCGTGAACTTCTTCGGCGTCGGCGACACCACTTGGAACCGCATCGTCTTCACGAACACCTCCGGCAGCGGCTTCGAAAGCGACAACCACACCATCCGCGAGCTCACCTGGGGTGGCTACACCCCGGAAATCGGACAGCCTCTCCCCGGCATCACCGTCGCCCAGGTGGAGGGGAATACGGTCACCGTCGTGCCGGAGCCCGCAGCCGCCGCCCTCGGCGCCTTCGGCATGCTGGGTCTCCTGATCCGCCGCCGCCGCTAA
- a CDS encoding SDR family NAD(P)-dependent oxidoreductase, with translation MNQTPAQRQSGYGFTGKVVAITGGGSGIGRELAARFVAEGAKVVINGRNAEKLADAARAIDPGGESISILAGDIAQPSTGSALVEAALTRFGKLDILINNAGVFNPKPFLDLSEGDYDWYLDTILKGKFFAAQAAARAMKDTGGVIVQTGSMWAIQAVGATPSAAYSAANAGVHAMVRNLAIELAPYKIRINAVAPAVVETPVYRTFLTDEQVKEVLPTFNSFHPLGRNGQPADVAEAILFLASDRASWITGTVLPVDGGVTAGRS, from the coding sequence ATGAATCAAACACCAGCACAGAGGCAGTCCGGATATGGTTTCACGGGAAAAGTCGTCGCCATCACCGGCGGCGGTTCAGGCATCGGCCGGGAGCTAGCCGCCCGCTTCGTGGCCGAGGGCGCGAAGGTCGTGATCAATGGCCGCAATGCGGAGAAGCTTGCCGATGCCGCGCGCGCGATCGATCCCGGCGGCGAAAGCATCTCCATCCTCGCCGGAGACATCGCGCAACCCTCGACCGGATCCGCCCTGGTCGAGGCCGCGCTGACCCGCTTCGGCAAGCTCGATATCCTCATCAACAACGCGGGTGTCTTCAATCCGAAGCCATTCCTCGATTTGAGCGAGGGTGACTATGATTGGTATCTCGACACCATCCTGAAGGGGAAGTTCTTCGCCGCGCAGGCTGCCGCGAGGGCGATGAAGGATACCGGCGGGGTCATCGTCCAGACCGGCTCGATGTGGGCGATCCAAGCGGTCGGAGCCACGCCCTCGGCGGCGTATTCCGCCGCGAATGCGGGGGTCCACGCGATGGTGAGGAATCTCGCGATCGAACTGGCCCCTTACAAGATCCGCATCAATGCGGTGGCGCCTGCCGTGGTGGAGACACCCGTCTACCGTACCTTCCTGACAGACGAGCAGGTGAAGGAAGTGCTTCCCACCTTCAACAGCTTCCATCCCTTGGGTCGCAATGGGCAGCCAGCCGATGTGGCGGAGGCGATCCTCTTCCTCGCTTCCGACCGTGCTTCCTGGATTACCGGCACGGTCTTGCCGGTCGATGGCGGTGTGACTGCGGGCCGGTCGTGA
- a CDS encoding NAD(P)/FAD-dependent oxidoreductase, translating into MIDTTPPADEYDVVVLGGALSGAATATLLLRQNPGLRLLIIERTEMLGRRVGEATVEVSAYFMGRVLGLTRYLNENHICKQGLRFWFRNDKVENISQASELGAKYQVRLPSYQLDRQTFDEEVLRRAGEAGAEILRPATIRNVELVSGGLQGIELKHGGEVRTVKARWVVDASGVAAILARKNGWWVRNHEHPTAAAWSRWRGLKDWDGRELAEKYPEWAKDVYGVRGTATNHIIGDGWWSWWIPLKGGDTSVGVVFDQRIVDWPEGGKVADRLKDFLMDHPVARELLADATYDEEDVHWRRNLAYYSTTFSGDGFVLVGDAAAFMDPFYSPGMDWISFSTTSAAHLITQQRKGEAMGPLIEKHNRDFSVCHRRWFESVYKDKYHYMAEFDLMSLAFKLDLSLYYWGVVIPPFSEGVMSLTMPPFSPPSGRIFSALMSCYNRRFAAIAKRRRKHGLLGRKNKEMRCLIPGFTLERRDMFRLFGMLAEWAKLELTEGFYTWFTPDDRDALPSATKVEATS; encoded by the coding sequence ATGATCGATACCACCCCTCCAGCCGATGAATACGATGTGGTCGTGCTCGGCGGCGCCCTCTCGGGTGCAGCCACCGCCACGCTCCTGCTCCGCCAGAATCCGGGCCTGCGCCTGCTCATCATCGAGCGCACCGAAATGCTCGGCCGCCGCGTGGGCGAGGCCACCGTGGAAGTCAGCGCCTACTTCATGGGCCGCGTCCTCGGCCTGACCCGCTATCTCAACGAGAACCACATCTGCAAGCAGGGCCTGCGCTTCTGGTTCCGGAATGACAAGGTGGAGAATATCTCCCAGGCCAGCGAGCTCGGCGCGAAGTATCAAGTACGCCTCCCCTCGTACCAGCTCGACCGCCAGACCTTCGATGAAGAGGTGCTGCGCCGCGCGGGTGAAGCCGGCGCCGAGATCCTCCGTCCCGCCACCATCCGGAATGTCGAGCTCGTCTCCGGCGGCCTGCAAGGCATCGAGCTGAAGCACGGCGGAGAAGTCCGCACCGTGAAGGCCCGCTGGGTCGTGGATGCTTCCGGCGTGGCCGCCATCCTCGCCCGGAAAAACGGCTGGTGGGTCCGCAATCACGAACACCCCACTGCCGCCGCATGGTCGCGCTGGCGCGGGCTGAAAGACTGGGATGGCCGCGAGCTCGCGGAGAAATATCCCGAGTGGGCAAAGGATGTCTACGGCGTGCGCGGCACCGCCACGAATCACATCATCGGCGATGGCTGGTGGAGCTGGTGGATCCCGCTGAAGGGCGGCGATACCAGCGTCGGCGTGGTCTTCGACCAACGCATCGTCGATTGGCCGGAAGGCGGCAAGGTGGCGGACCGCCTGAAGGATTTCCTCATGGACCACCCCGTGGCGCGCGAACTTCTGGCCGACGCGACCTACGATGAAGAAGACGTCCACTGGCGGCGGAATCTGGCATACTACAGCACCACTTTCTCCGGAGATGGCTTCGTGCTCGTCGGCGATGCCGCCGCTTTCATGGACCCCTTCTACAGCCCCGGCATGGATTGGATTTCCTTCTCCACCACCAGCGCCGCCCACCTCATCACGCAGCAGCGGAAGGGCGAGGCGATGGGTCCGCTGATCGAAAAGCACAACCGCGATTTCTCCGTCTGCCACCGCCGCTGGTTCGAGTCCGTCTACAAGGACAAGTATCACTACATGGCGGAGTTCGATCTCATGAGCCTGGCCTTCAAGCTCGACCTCAGCCTCTACTACTGGGGCGTGGTCATCCCTCCCTTCTCGGAGGGCGTGATGTCGCTGACCATGCCGCCCTTCTCCCCGCCCAGCGGCCGGATCTTCTCCGCGCTGATGAGCTGCTACAACCGCCGCTTCGCCGCGATCGCGAAGCGCCGCCGCAAGCACGGCCTGCTCGGCCGGAAGAACAAGGAGATGCGCTGCCTGATCCCCGGCTTCACCTTGGAGCGCCGCGATATGTTCCGGCTCTTCGGGATGCTCGCGGAGTGGGCGAAACTCGAGCTCACCGAAGGCTTCTACACCTGGTTCACCCCGGACGACCGCGACGCGCTGCCCAGCGCCACGAAGGTCGAAGCCACCTCTTGA
- a CDS encoding WYL domain-containing protein has product MRSAINGRRIVSFVCKDKTFTIEPYGLLQAKCSKAWVLAGWCLERQAWRFFRFAELRDLVTREDRFPLRDDFPMEVPDNRGGWRRREA; this is encoded by the coding sequence TTGCGTTCCGCCATCAATGGCCGCCGCATCGTATCCTTCGTTTGCAAGGACAAGACCTTCACCATCGAACCCTACGGCCTGCTCCAGGCAAAGTGCTCGAAGGCATGGGTCCTCGCTGGCTGGTGCCTCGAGCGGCAGGCATGGCGCTTTTTCCGCTTCGCCGAGCTTCGCGATCTCGTGACCCGCGAGGATCGCTTCCCGCTGCGCGATGACTTCCCCATGGAGGTCCCGGACAATCGCGGCGGCTGGCGTCGCCGCGAAGCCTGA
- a CDS encoding NAD(P)/FAD-dependent oxidoreductase, whose amino-acid sequence MSSSPPRTRIAVIGSGPSGSILSALLADKGVDVTLFNGGKRPDMIVGESGIPALVPVMRRLGIEDAVAALAQHKPGATFSFGSESPIQLSFRSIEGILPAYSYNLPRPQFDQIIENRARRSETRWIEKEATILVAPEGSNREVILDDATLALVPEWQGEQPDLIVDATGRRRTVAKLLKIPVKTGPRKDAAHFAHYAGWKHPGPPGQIIISRTAFGGWSWQIPLKDCMSVGVVIPREILNSFGATPGERLEAAIARDPILSAAGPDRKRISEVPIYSNYQLISDRAYGPGWAAVGDAFGFVDPMLSPGMWIALRSGECLADLIQAEGGNRWDTLLATYESEMRGRLTAWQELIEKFYNGQMMAAYATGESFMKMIPGPLMKIFNRHVDRHFAAMCCGAYTERPYSRKLLDFVCKNPRGFDPKDYAIG is encoded by the coding sequence ATGAGTTCCTCTCCTCCCCGCACCCGCATCGCAGTCATCGGCAGCGGCCCTTCCGGCTCGATCTTGTCGGCCCTTCTCGCCGACAAGGGTGTGGACGTGACCCTCTTCAATGGCGGCAAGCGTCCCGACATGATCGTGGGCGAATCCGGCATCCCGGCCCTCGTTCCGGTGATGCGCCGCCTCGGCATCGAGGACGCGGTCGCGGCCCTCGCCCAGCACAAGCCGGGTGCCACCTTCTCCTTCGGAAGCGAGAGCCCGATCCAGCTGAGCTTCCGCTCGATCGAAGGAATCCTGCCCGCCTACTCCTACAATCTGCCGCGACCGCAGTTCGACCAGATCATTGAGAACCGCGCGCGCCGTAGCGAGACGCGCTGGATCGAAAAAGAAGCCACCATCCTCGTCGCGCCGGAAGGCAGCAACCGCGAGGTCATCCTCGATGATGCCACGCTGGCCCTCGTCCCGGAGTGGCAGGGAGAGCAGCCGGATCTCATCGTGGACGCCACCGGCCGCCGCCGCACGGTGGCGAAGCTGCTGAAGATCCCCGTGAAGACCGGCCCGCGGAAGGATGCGGCCCACTTCGCCCACTACGCCGGCTGGAAGCATCCCGGACCACCCGGACAGATCATCATCTCCCGCACCGCCTTCGGGGGCTGGAGCTGGCAGATCCCGCTGAAGGATTGCATGTCCGTCGGCGTGGTGATCCCGCGCGAGATCCTGAACTCCTTCGGAGCGACTCCCGGGGAGCGACTCGAAGCCGCCATCGCGCGCGATCCCATCCTCTCCGCCGCCGGCCCGGATCGGAAGCGGATCTCGGAGGTCCCCATCTACTCGAACTACCAGCTCATCAGCGATCGCGCCTATGGTCCCGGCTGGGCTGCCGTGGGCGATGCCTTCGGGTTTGTCGATCCCATGCTCTCGCCGGGCATGTGGATCGCGCTGCGCAGCGGTGAATGCCTCGCAGACCTGATCCAAGCGGAAGGCGGCAACCGCTGGGACACCCTGCTCGCCACTTACGAAAGCGAGATGCGCGGGCGTCTCACCGCGTGGCAGGAGCTCATCGAGAAGTTCTACAATGGCCAGATGATGGCCGCCTACGCCACCGGCGAGAGCTTCATGAAGATGATCCCCGGCCCGCTGATGAAGATCTTCAATCGCCACGTGGATCGTCACTTCGCCGCGATGTGCTGCGGTGCCTACACCGAGCGCCCTTACAGCAGGAAGCTCCTCGACTTTGTCTGCAAGAACCCGAGGGGCTTCGACCCGAAGGACTACGCGATCGGCTGA
- a CDS encoding tryptophan halogenase family protein, with protein MIQNVLVLGGGSAGFIAAISIKRKIPQLRVTVVRSPAIGVIGVGESTTPNFPRHLFDYLGISRKRFYALAQPTWKLGIRFLWGSRGSFDYTFNLQLDSHYGDLDKPTGYYCDDDFNDASLPGALMRRDLAFPRQADGSPEIHGWHAFHIENKKFIEILEIVAKEEGVEVTDGKVTGSERGPSGIEAVHLEDGRRLTADLFVDASGFRSELLGKALEEPFISFDKSLFCSKAVIGGWERGPDEPILPYTTAETMDAGWAWRIDHEHLINRGYVYCPEFISDDEAAAEFQRKNPKAKVEPRIVNFRSGHYRRQWVDNVVAFGNSGGFVEPLESTAIMILCAHVQTLVDFLLHSSLEPTPTMRNLYNDLTYSSWEDIRHFLSLHYKFNGMLDTPFWKHAREDTDVSGIADFIEFYQENGPTGFCRYRMPRTESDFGLEGFLVMMVGNQVPYKKRHQPSQRELETWARHKQQFAREATKGIRCEEALAYVKHPGWRWNGDPAN; from the coding sequence ATGATTCAGAATGTTTTGGTTCTCGGTGGCGGAAGCGCTGGCTTCATCGCGGCGATTTCGATCAAGCGCAAGATCCCCCAGCTCCGCGTGACCGTGGTGCGCAGCCCCGCGATCGGCGTGATCGGCGTTGGTGAAAGCACCACTCCCAATTTCCCGCGCCATCTCTTCGACTACCTCGGGATCTCCCGGAAGCGCTTCTATGCGCTGGCCCAGCCGACATGGAAGCTCGGCATCCGCTTCCTGTGGGGCTCCCGCGGCAGCTTCGACTACACCTTCAATCTCCAGCTTGATTCCCACTACGGGGATCTCGACAAGCCGACCGGCTACTATTGCGACGATGATTTCAATGACGCGAGCCTGCCTGGCGCGCTGATGCGCCGTGACCTCGCCTTCCCCCGCCAAGCCGACGGCAGCCCGGAGATCCACGGTTGGCATGCCTTCCACATCGAGAACAAGAAGTTCATCGAGATCCTGGAGATCGTCGCGAAGGAAGAAGGCGTGGAAGTGACCGATGGCAAGGTGACCGGCAGCGAGCGCGGACCTTCGGGGATCGAGGCGGTGCACCTCGAAGACGGACGCCGCCTCACCGCGGATCTCTTCGTCGATGCCAGCGGCTTCCGCAGCGAGTTGCTGGGGAAGGCACTGGAGGAACCCTTCATCAGCTTCGACAAATCACTCTTCTGCAGCAAGGCCGTGATCGGCGGCTGGGAGCGCGGCCCGGACGAACCGATCCTTCCTTACACCACCGCCGAGACCATGGACGCGGGCTGGGCATGGCGCATCGATCACGAGCACCTGATCAACCGTGGCTACGTCTACTGCCCGGAGTTCATCTCCGATGATGAGGCCGCCGCCGAGTTCCAGAGGAAGAACCCGAAGGCAAAGGTGGAACCGAGGATCGTCAATTTCCGCTCCGGCCACTACCGCCGCCAGTGGGTCGATAACGTCGTGGCCTTCGGGAACTCCGGCGGCTTTGTCGAGCCATTGGAATCCACGGCGATCATGATCCTCTGCGCTCACGTCCAGACCCTCGTGGATTTTCTCCTGCACAGCTCACTGGAGCCCACGCCGACCATGCGGAATCTCTACAATGATCTGACCTACTCGAGCTGGGAAGACATCCGTCACTTCCTTTCGCTGCACTACAAGTTCAACGGCATGCTCGACACGCCCTTCTGGAAGCACGCGCGCGAGGACACCGATGTCTCCGGCATCGCGGACTTCATCGAGTTCTATCAGGAGAACGGCCCCACCGGCTTCTGCCGCTACCGCATGCCGCGGACCGAGAGCGACTTCGGCCTCGAAGGCTTCCTCGTCATGATGGTCGGCAACCAGGTGCCCTACAAGAAGCGTCACCAGCCATCACAGCGCGAACTGGAGACTTGGGCGCGCCACAAGCAGCAATTCGCCCGGGAAGCCACCAAGGGCATCCGCTGCGAAGAAGCACTCGCCTACGTCAAGCACCCCGGCTGGCGCTGGAACGGCGACCCCGCCAACTAG